CACCCTATAAACTTAAAATTGGTGCGCCTGCTGCGGTACAGATTCAATTTCAAGGTAAGCCAGTCGATTTAAGCCAATTTGTGCGTAGCAGTCAGGTTGCACGTCTGACGCTGACCGCAGAATAACGTGTTGTTCAGGTAAGACTGCAATGTTGGAGATGAAGTAATGCATAACGCTGCACCCATAACCCGCCGAAAATCAACACGGATTTACGTCGGCAAGGTGCCTGTTGGTGATGGTGCGCCGATTGCGGTGCAATCCATGACCAACACCCGAACCACCGACGTTGAGGCTACCGTTAACCAAATCAGAGCGTTGGAACGTGTTGGCGTCGATATCGTCCGCGTTTCTGTGCCAACCATGGACGCGGCTGAAGCTTTTAAGCTTATCAAACAGCAGGTGAATGTCCCGCTCGTCGCCGACATCCACTTTGACTACCGTATCGCGCTGAAAGTTGCGGAGTACGGCGTCGACTGTCTGCGCATCAACCCCGGCAATATTGGTAACGAAGAGCGCATTCGCTCGGTTGTCGACTGTGCGCGTGACAATAATATCCCGATCCGCATTGGTGTTAACGGTGGCTCGTTGGAAAAAGATTTGCAGGAAAAATACGGTGAGCCTACGCCGGAAGCGCTGCTGGAATCGGCAATGCGCCATGTCGATATTCTTGATCGCCTGAACTTCGATCAGTTTAAAGTCAGCGTCAAAGCGTCGGATGTTTTTCTCGCGGTGCAATCCTATCGTCTGCTTGCTGCGCGTATCGATCAACCGTTGCACCTCGGCATCACCGAAGCGGGTGGCGCACGTAGCGGTGCGGTGAAGTCGGCTATCGGCCTCGGTCTGCTGCTGTCTGAAGGTATTGGCGACACGCTGCGCATCTCGCTGGCGGCCGATCCGGTTGAAGAAGTGAAAGTTGGCTTCGATATCCTGAAGTCACTGCGCATTCGTGCGCGCGGAATCAACTTCATTGCTTGCCCGACCTGCTCTCGCCAGGAATTTGACGTGATCGGTACGGTGAACGCACTGGAGCAAAGACTCGAAGATCTTATCACGCCGATGGATGTCTCAATTATTGGCTGCGTGGTGAATGGCCCCGGTGAAGCGCTGGTGTCGACCATTGGCGTCACGGGTGGACACAATAAGAGCGGC
This genomic interval from Pectobacterium aquaticum contains the following:
- the ispG gene encoding flavodoxin-dependent (E)-4-hydroxy-3-methylbut-2-enyl-diphosphate synthase; the encoded protein is MHNAAPITRRKSTRIYVGKVPVGDGAPIAVQSMTNTRTTDVEATVNQIRALERVGVDIVRVSVPTMDAAEAFKLIKQQVNVPLVADIHFDYRIALKVAEYGVDCLRINPGNIGNEERIRSVVDCARDNNIPIRIGVNGGSLEKDLQEKYGEPTPEALLESAMRHVDILDRLNFDQFKVSVKASDVFLAVQSYRLLAARIDQPLHLGITEAGGARSGAVKSAIGLGLLLSEGIGDTLRISLAADPVEEVKVGFDILKSLRIRARGINFIACPTCSRQEFDVIGTVNALEQRLEDLITPMDVSIIGCVVNGPGEALVSTIGVTGGHNKSGFYEDGVRQRERFDNEQMIDQLEAKIRAKASMMDENQRITVNLVDK